Proteins co-encoded in one Pseudomonas fluorescens genomic window:
- a CDS encoding SPOR domain-containing protein yields the protein MALLDKAYKQRMVGALVLVALAVIFLPMLFSRQDEQRQVIVEAPAAPQAPAVAQIQMETVAVPEPQVLPQEPVPSDDEVAQQTAPAAPIAPAAPAPAPVAKPVAVAPAPAPAPAPAPVVKPAAAPTQPIAALSAKPDTTQSRVDANGLSVSWSVQLASLSSRASAESLQKTLRSQGYNAYIRSADGKNRVFVGPLIERAEADRLRDLLSRQQNLKGFVVRFQPERG from the coding sequence ATGGCTTTGCTGGATAAAGCGTACAAGCAGCGCATGGTCGGTGCCCTGGTGTTGGTAGCGCTGGCGGTGATTTTCCTGCCGATGCTGTTTTCCCGTCAGGATGAACAGCGTCAGGTGATCGTCGAAGCGCCGGCTGCACCGCAGGCGCCCGCTGTGGCGCAGATCCAGATGGAGACAGTGGCCGTGCCTGAGCCTCAGGTTCTGCCGCAAGAGCCTGTGCCGAGCGATGACGAAGTTGCCCAGCAGACTGCGCCAGCGGCGCCGATTGCGCCAGCGGCGCCGGCTCCAGCGCCGGTAGCCAAGCCAGTCGCAGTTGCACCTGCACCTGCACCTGCACCTGCGCCGGCTCCCGTGGTCAAACCTGCCGCAGCGCCGACGCAGCCAATCGCTGCACTGTCTGCCAAACCGGATACCACTCAAAGTCGCGTCGACGCCAACGGCCTTTCGGTGAGCTGGTCGGTGCAACTGGCCAGTCTGTCGAGCCGCGCCAGCGCCGAAAGCCTGCAGAAAACGTTGCGCAGTCAGGGCTACAACGCCTACATCCGTTCGGCCGATGGCAAGAATCGGGTGTTCGTCGGTCCGCTGATCGAGCGCGCCGAAGCCGATCGTTTGCGTGATCTGTTGAGCCGCCAGCAAAACCTCAAGGGGTTTGTGGTGCGCTTCCAGCCCGAGCGTGGCTGA
- a CDS encoding CvpA family protein — MPFTWVDWAIVVIIAISALISLSRGFVKEALSLVTWIIAGAVAWMFGGSLSEYLAGYIQTPSARVITGCAIMFVATLIVGAMINYLIGELVRVTGLSGTDRFLGMAFGAARGVLLVVVAVGLLSLGPVQQDGWWKESQLVPKFLLVADWSKNLILGWSSQWLASGISVPADIPFKEQLLPSAKTPQ; from the coding sequence GTGCCATTTACCTGGGTTGACTGGGCGATCGTTGTAATCATCGCCATCTCCGCATTGATCAGTTTGAGCCGCGGCTTCGTCAAAGAAGCGTTGTCGCTCGTGACCTGGATCATCGCAGGAGCTGTTGCCTGGATGTTCGGTGGCTCACTGTCCGAGTACCTCGCCGGATACATTCAAACTCCATCGGCTCGTGTGATCACGGGCTGTGCCATCATGTTTGTCGCCACACTGATCGTGGGCGCAATGATCAATTATCTTATCGGCGAGTTGGTTCGCGTCACCGGGTTGTCCGGGACCGATCGATTCCTCGGCATGGCCTTCGGCGCTGCGCGTGGCGTGTTGCTGGTGGTCGTGGCGGTCGGGCTGTTGAGCCTGGGGCCGGTACAGCAGGACGGGTGGTGGAAAGAATCACAGCTCGTGCCAAAGTTTCTATTGGTCGCAGACTGGTCCAAAAACCTGATTCTCGGGTGGAGCAGTCAGTGGCTTGCCAGCGGAATCAGCGTACCCGCTGATATTCCGTTCAAGGAGCAACTCTTGCCGTCGGCCAAAACGCCTCAGTGA
- the purF gene encoding amidophosphoribosyltransferase, which yields MCGIVGIVGKSNVNQALYDALTVLQHRGQDAAGIVTSHDGRLFLRKDNGLVRDVFQQRHMQRLVGHMGIGHVRYPTAGSSTSAEAQPFYVNSPYGITLAHNGNLTNVEQLAKEIYESDLRHVNTSSDSEVLLNVFAHELAQRGKLQPTEEDVFAAVTDVHNRCVGGYAVVAMVTGYGIVGFRDPHGIRPIVFGQRHTDEGVEYMIASESVSLDVLGFTLIRDLAPGEAVYITEDGKLHTRQCATNPSLTPCIFEHVYLARPDSIIDGVSVYKARLRMGEKLAEKILRERPEHDIDVVIPIPDTSRTAALELANHLGVKFREGFVKNRYIGRTFIMPGQAARKKSVRQKLNAIELEFRGKNVMLVDDSIVRGTTCKQIIQMAREAGAKNVYFCSAAPAVRFPNVYGIDMPSAHELIAHNRSTQDVADLIGADWLIYQDLPDLIEAVGGGKIKIENFDCAVFDGKYVTGDVDEAYLNKIEQARNDASKVKTQAVSAIIDLYNN from the coding sequence ATGTGTGGCATCGTCGGTATCGTCGGTAAGTCGAACGTCAATCAGGCGCTGTATGACGCGCTAACCGTGCTCCAGCACCGCGGCCAGGACGCTGCCGGTATCGTGACCAGCCATGATGGCCGGTTGTTCTTGCGCAAGGACAATGGCCTGGTGCGTGACGTGTTTCAACAGCGTCACATGCAGCGCCTGGTCGGCCACATGGGTATCGGCCACGTCCGTTACCCGACTGCTGGCAGCTCGACATCGGCCGAGGCGCAGCCGTTCTACGTCAACTCGCCTTACGGCATTACCCTGGCGCACAACGGCAACCTGACCAACGTTGAACAGTTGGCCAAAGAGATCTACGAATCCGATCTGCGTCACGTCAACACCAGCTCCGACTCGGAAGTGTTGCTCAACGTGTTCGCCCATGAGCTGGCCCAGCGCGGCAAGCTGCAACCGACCGAAGAGGACGTGTTTGCCGCCGTGACCGACGTGCACAACCGTTGCGTCGGTGGTTACGCCGTCGTGGCGATGGTGACCGGTTACGGCATCGTCGGTTTCCGTGACCCGCACGGCATCCGCCCGATCGTGTTCGGCCAGCGTCACACCGACGAAGGCGTCGAATACATGATCGCGTCCGAAAGCGTTTCGCTGGACGTGCTCGGCTTCACCCTGATCCGCGACCTGGCGCCAGGCGAAGCGGTTTACATCACTGAAGACGGCAAGCTGCACACCCGTCAGTGCGCGACCAATCCGTCCCTGACCCCGTGCATCTTCGAACACGTCTACCTGGCGCGTCCGGATTCGATCATCGACGGCGTGTCGGTCTACAAGGCCCGTCTGCGCATGGGTGAGAAACTGGCCGAGAAGATCCTGCGCGAGCGTCCTGAGCACGACATCGACGTGGTCATCCCGATCCCGGACACCAGCCGCACTGCCGCGCTGGAACTGGCGAACCACCTGGGCGTGAAATTCCGCGAAGGCTTCGTCAAGAACCGTTACATCGGCCGTACCTTCATCATGCCCGGCCAGGCCGCGCGCAAGAAATCGGTACGCCAGAAGCTCAACGCCATCGAGCTGGAATTCCGCGGCAAGAACGTGATGCTGGTGGACGACTCGATCGTTCGCGGCACCACCTGCAAGCAGATCATCCAGATGGCCCGCGAAGCCGGCGCGAAAAACGTCTACTTCTGCTCGGCGGCTCCGGCTGTGCGCTTCCCGAACGTGTACGGCATCGACATGCCGAGCGCTCACGAACTGATCGCCCACAACCGTTCGACCCAGGATGTCGCCGATCTGATCGGTGCAGACTGGCTGATCTATCAGGACCTGCCTGACTTGATCGAAGCGGTCGGTGGCGGCAAGATCAAGATCGAAAACTTCGACTGCGCGGTGTTCGATGGCAAATACGTCACCGGCGACGTCGACGAGGCTTACCTGAACAAGATCGAACAGGCACGCAACGATGCCTCGAAGGTCAAGACCCAGGCGGTCAGTGCGATCATCGATCTGTACAACAACTGA
- a CDS encoding O-succinylhomoserine sulfhydrylase has translation MSQEWDAGRLDSDLEGVAFDTLAVRAGQHRTPEGEHGDPMFFTSSYVFRTAADAAARFAGEVPGNVYSRYTNPTVRSFEERIAALEGAEQAVATATGMAAIMAVVMSLCSAGDHVLVSRSVFGSTISLFEKYFKRFGVEVDYVPLADLSAWDAAIKSNTKLLFVESPSNPLAELVDIAALSEIAHAKGAMLVVDNCFCTPALQQPLKLGADIVVHSATKFIDGQGRCMGGVVAGRSEQMKEIVGFLRTAGPTLSPFNAWIFLKGLETLNLRMKAHCANAQQLAEWLEQQDGIEKVHYAGLKSHPQHELAQRQQKGFGAVVSFEVRGGKEGAWRFIDATRLISITANLGDSKTTITHPSTTSHGRLAPQEREAAGIRDSLIRIAVGLEDVADLQADLARGLAAL, from the coding sequence ATGAGTCAGGAATGGGATGCCGGTCGGCTGGACAGCGACCTCGAAGGCGTAGCGTTCGATACCCTGGCCGTACGTGCCGGTCAGCACCGTACGCCGGAAGGCGAGCACGGTGATCCGATGTTCTTCACTTCCAGCTACGTGTTCCGTACCGCCGCCGACGCCGCAGCACGGTTTGCCGGGGAAGTGCCAGGCAACGTTTACTCGCGTTATACCAACCCGACCGTTCGCTCGTTCGAAGAGCGCATTGCTGCGCTGGAAGGCGCCGAGCAAGCAGTTGCCACGGCGACTGGCATGGCCGCGATCATGGCGGTGGTGATGAGCCTGTGCAGTGCTGGCGATCATGTGCTGGTGTCGCGCAGTGTGTTCGGTTCGACCATCAGCCTGTTCGAGAAGTATTTCAAGCGTTTTGGCGTGGAAGTCGATTACGTGCCGCTGGCCGATCTGTCGGCATGGGACGCAGCGATCAAATCCAACACCAAATTGCTGTTTGTCGAGTCGCCGTCCAATCCGCTGGCTGAGCTGGTGGATATCGCCGCGCTGTCGGAAATCGCGCACGCCAAGGGTGCGATGCTGGTGGTCGACAACTGCTTCTGCACGCCTGCCTTGCAGCAACCGCTGAAGCTTGGTGCAGACATTGTTGTGCACTCGGCCACCAAGTTCATCGATGGCCAGGGCCGTTGCATGGGAGGCGTGGTGGCCGGTCGCAGCGAGCAGATGAAGGAAATCGTAGGCTTCCTGCGTACCGCCGGGCCAACCCTGAGCCCGTTCAACGCCTGGATCTTCCTCAAAGGCCTGGAAACCCTGAACCTGCGGATGAAGGCGCACTGTGCCAACGCACAGCAACTGGCCGAGTGGCTGGAGCAGCAGGACGGCATCGAGAAAGTGCATTACGCCGGTCTCAAGAGTCATCCGCAGCACGAACTGGCCCAGCGTCAGCAGAAAGGTTTTGGTGCGGTCGTCAGCTTCGAGGTCAGGGGCGGCAAAGAGGGCGCCTGGCGCTTTATCGATGCGACCCGTTTGATCTCGATCACCGCCAACCTGGGTGACAGCAAAACCACCATCACTCACCCGAGCACTACTTCCCACGGGCGTCTGGCGCCACAGGAGCGTGAAGCGGCGGGGATTCGTGACAGCCTGATCCGCATTGCGGTCGGTCTGGAAGACGTCGCTGACCTGCAAGCCGACCTGGCGCGCGGTCTGGCGGCGTTGTGA
- a CDS encoding SDR family oxidoreductase — MIELSTPKTGTHGRVALVTGAARGIGLGIAAWLISEGWQVVLTDLDRARGSKVAKVLGENAWFIAMDVADESQVALGVAEVLGQFGRLDALVCNAAVADPHNITLESLDLAYWNRVLAVNLSGPMLLAKHCAPYLRAHNGAIVNLASTRAAQSEPDTEAYAASKGGLLALTHALAISLGPEIRVNAVSPGWIDARDPSARRAEPLTDIDHAQHPAGRVGTVEDVAAMVAWLLSKNAGFVTGQEFVVDGGMTKKMIYSE; from the coding sequence GTGATCGAATTGTCCACTCCCAAGACGGGCACTCATGGCCGCGTTGCGCTGGTCACGGGTGCCGCTCGCGGTATCGGTCTGGGGATCGCGGCGTGGCTGATCAGCGAAGGCTGGCAAGTGGTGCTGACGGACCTGGATCGGGCGCGGGGCTCCAAGGTGGCGAAGGTGCTCGGCGAAAACGCCTGGTTTATCGCCATGGATGTGGCGGATGAAAGTCAGGTGGCGCTTGGCGTTGCCGAAGTGCTGGGGCAGTTCGGTCGTCTGGATGCGTTGGTGTGCAACGCGGCGGTGGCCGATCCGCACAACATCACCCTGGAAAGCCTTGATCTGGCCTACTGGAATCGGGTGCTGGCGGTGAATCTCAGTGGGCCGATGTTGCTGGCCAAGCACTGCGCGCCGTATCTGCGGGCGCACAACGGGGCGATCGTCAATCTGGCCTCGACCCGTGCGGCGCAATCGGAACCCGATACCGAAGCCTATGCGGCGAGCAAGGGCGGCTTGCTGGCGTTGACTCATGCGCTGGCAATCAGCCTCGGGCCCGAGATTCGGGTCAACGCGGTCAGTCCGGGCTGGATCGACGCGCGGGATCCCTCTGCGCGGCGTGCGGAGCCGCTGACCGATATCGACCATGCTCAGCATCCGGCGGGCCGGGTAGGGACGGTCGAGGATGTGGCGGCGATGGTGGCCTGGCTGCTGTCGAAAAATGCAGGGTTTGTGACGGGGCAGGAATTCGTGGTCGACGGCGGCATGACCAAGAAGATGATTTACTCGGAATGA